A genomic window from Cytobacillus suaedae includes:
- a CDS encoding sporulation protein Cse60 codes for MGYRVKVFDEEHEEDLEVALNRFLEKIDERQLIDIKYQVAITCNAGEEQIYCFSAMVLYRA; via the coding sequence ATGGGCTATAGAGTTAAAGTATTTGATGAAGAGCATGAGGAAGATTTAGAGGTTGCTTTGAATCGTTTTCTTGAAAAAATAGATGAGAGACAGTTAATAGATATTAAGTATCAAGTAGCGATTACGTGTAATGCTGGAGAGGAACAAATTTATTGTTTTTCAGCGATGGTATTATATAGAGCCTAG
- the mgtE gene encoding magnesium transporter, translating into MSSIGLEDQDKLTLGIIKSLKDSKKADFRLLLDELQPYDIARIFESLPKKHRAKFLLFMNPEEIADLIQELEKEYQFEVLTKLGIEKSGHVMDLMDNDDLAFLLEDLSPDKIEELLAGMGREESKIVQNIMNYPPETAGRMMTNRFVWISKHYTVREAANKLKEFAEFSETINYLYVINDEKKLVGVVSYRDLIIADLHEKIEDIMYKRVISVTADTDQEEVAQIIERYDFLAIPVVENEVLVGIVTVDDIIDVVISEATEDIEKLSASGKAIDFDTKAYVAAYRRLPWLILLLFIGIVSGTIISQFEETLSKVVALAFFMPMIAGMTGNTGTQSLAVVVRGLITKDVDKNVAVRLIFRELNVGLIIGVICGVLIAIIALVWQGSAVLGLVVGSSLVLTLIIGTLAGTIIPLLLYRLKIDPAVASGPLITTINDIVSLLIYFGLASMFINYLM; encoded by the coding sequence ATGAGTAGTATAGGCCTTGAAGACCAAGATAAACTTACTCTTGGTATAATAAAATCCCTTAAAGATAGTAAGAAAGCTGACTTTCGATTGCTTTTAGATGAATTACAACCTTACGATATAGCTCGAATATTTGAGAGCCTACCTAAAAAGCATCGCGCTAAATTTTTGCTCTTTATGAACCCTGAAGAAATTGCTGATTTAATACAAGAGCTTGAAAAAGAATACCAATTTGAGGTTCTTACAAAATTAGGGATAGAAAAATCTGGACATGTAATGGATTTAATGGATAATGATGATTTAGCATTTCTTCTTGAAGACCTATCCCCTGACAAAATTGAAGAGCTATTAGCCGGGATGGGCCGAGAGGAATCAAAGATTGTTCAAAACATCATGAATTATCCTCCTGAAACAGCAGGACGTATGATGACAAATCGTTTTGTTTGGATTTCAAAGCATTATACAGTTCGTGAAGCAGCTAATAAATTAAAGGAATTCGCTGAGTTCTCCGAAACAATTAATTACCTGTATGTAATCAATGATGAGAAAAAGCTAGTTGGTGTCGTTTCCTATCGTGACTTAATTATTGCTGATTTACACGAAAAGATTGAAGATATTATGTATAAAAGAGTAATTTCAGTAACTGCAGATACCGACCAAGAGGAAGTTGCTCAAATCATTGAACGTTATGACTTCTTGGCAATACCTGTCGTTGAAAATGAAGTGTTAGTAGGAATCGTCACTGTTGATGATATTATCGACGTTGTGATAAGTGAAGCAACCGAAGATATCGAAAAGCTGTCAGCGTCTGGTAAGGCAATTGATTTTGATACAAAGGCATATGTAGCTGCTTATCGTCGGTTACCTTGGTTAATTTTGCTCTTATTTATTGGAATTGTATCTGGGACAATTATCAGTCAGTTTGAGGAAACACTCTCAAAAGTAGTGGCACTTGCCTTTTTTATGCCAATGATTGCAGGGATGACAGGAAATACAGGTACTCAGTCCCTAGCTGTTGTTGTTAGAGGGTTGATTACGAAAGATGTAGATAAAAATGTGGCAGTTCGGTTAATATTCCGCGAACTGAACGTAGGATTAATTATTGGTGTAATATGTGGGGTATTAATTGCAATTATAGCACTTGTTTGGCAAGGAAGTGCTGTTTTGGGGCTAGTTGTTGGAAGCTCTTTAGTCTTGACACTAATCATTGGAACTTTGGCAGGAACTATTATCCCATTGCTTCTATATCGTTTAAAGATTGATCCTGCTGTTGCATCTGGACCACTTATTACTACTATAAATGATATTGTATCTCTTCTTATATACTTTGGTTTAGCATCTATGTTTATAAATTACCTAATGTAA
- a CDS encoding prephenate dehydrogenase: MEGNVLVIGLGLIGGSIALAMKDEYNCKLIGYDLNQDRLRLAKSLNVIDDSVFSIEEGAEIADLIIIAVPVTETIAVLRQLAKIQMKSGALITDVGSTKKVIVDEACSVLPDYVDFVGGHPMAGSHKSGVEAAKKDLFENAFYVLTPTSKTSESAISTLEKWLACTRSTIVKMSAEEHDHVAGVVSHFPHIIASSLVEHAEIYHQETPIIQDLAAGGFKDITRIASSNPKMWSDILLHNREGILQQFEVWMKQMNRIQESIRNSSRDEIFHFFEHAKEFRDEFSTRKGRALATYFDLFIDIPDSPGVLAEITNILAKNEINITNIEIIESREDIYGVLRVSFRNESDRVRANKLISPIYETYILQ; this comes from the coding sequence GAAGGATGAATATAATTGTAAATTAATAGGCTATGACCTAAACCAAGATAGATTAAGGCTTGCTAAATCTCTAAATGTAATTGATGATAGTGTATTTTCGATAGAAGAAGGAGCCGAAATTGCAGATCTTATTATTATTGCGGTTCCTGTTACGGAGACAATAGCTGTTTTACGACAATTAGCAAAGATACAAATGAAAAGCGGAGCACTAATAACCGATGTTGGAAGTACGAAAAAGGTTATTGTAGATGAGGCTTGTAGTGTACTACCAGATTATGTCGATTTCGTAGGTGGGCATCCTATGGCAGGTTCACATAAAAGTGGGGTAGAAGCAGCAAAGAAGGATTTATTTGAAAATGCTTTTTATGTACTAACTCCGACATCTAAAACATCCGAATCGGCAATTTCAACTCTAGAGAAGTGGTTAGCTTGTACTAGGTCAACAATTGTAAAAATGAGTGCAGAGGAGCATGATCATGTAGCTGGGGTAGTTTCTCATTTTCCTCATATCATTGCATCAAGCCTCGTAGAACATGCAGAAATTTACCATCAGGAAACACCTATTATTCAAGATTTGGCTGCTGGTGGCTTTAAGGATATCACTAGAATCGCATCATCTAATCCAAAAATGTGGAGTGATATTTTACTACACAATCGAGAAGGTATTTTGCAACAGTTTGAAGTTTGGATGAAGCAGATGAATAGAATACAAGAAAGCATTCGTAATTCATCTAGAGATGAAATCTTTCACTTCTTTGAGCATGCAAAAGAATTTCGGGACGAATTTTCTACACGTAAAGGAAGAGCTCTTGCCACTTACTTTGACTTATTCATTGATATTCCCGATAGCCCAGGGGTGCTCGCAGAAATTACAAATATCTTGGCAAAAAACGAAATCAATATAACAAATATCGAGATAATTGAAAGCCGCGAAGATATTTATGGGGTATTACGAGTTAGCTTCAGAAATGAAAGTGATCGTGTCCGAGCAAATAAGTTAATCTCTCCAATCTATGAAACTTATATTCTTCAATAA
- a CDS encoding tubulin-like doman-containing protein produces MTFNVPTILIGLGGIGNQIVDMVYGSIPKESRGRIAVHAFDTDVNSITQLDHLKNHVTQTSSKHSVGEYLLSNEDLLQWFPNNAHLKRKTMTDGAGQVRAVSRLAFRSSMAEGKLNAMWDGIESIFPVDSDANKYGVRVIIISSLVGGTGSGIFLQIALYLREMLERKLGTDSVLLRGAFLLPDIFVRSNTLDRTEWEAVQANGYASLKELNAITLSASGYSKQNVTIELEYRPNQVDLEGRTTHAITNKHLPYDFCFLYDYENTKGQHLTNVSEYLDQVSRSVYLQLFSPISAKSFSQEDNQIRGLVESYGTARYCGAGVASLTYPYEDIVNYCALKWSINGLDDSWLLLDQLYSEDKKRYENDLRNGINSDMPELRKRYVTYFNQLANDPEKPDPFFRQLDLQVHELEDKGKKGAPKAESFIDAIEEYVKGVINDDIELKEDYEDECRIDEGALKVKDQAKKEVGRIEAALEDYAIEINKKINEYSQFIVHQIIDADVHAKNGAEGHSYRLNTWMLRKDQPLHPVAARYVLYSIHNELLEAIASLKEENRLMKEQIDRYEEAYDLDRNDDEVDDAVRRVDLALGQGFITSVFRSHFKDFIQEYQHKAGRQLSTLNKFKVSKLLEVVYSSINQSIRDMLSNWERFFDNLKETRDTLSSEINQLSTKYEGISNPTKIYVLANKKMLDQTWERIRQTVDNGLLPNDIAGKIYLSLYRQFIERKNSRGAEEYFQEIKVETFYRDNVLAFCKNELMTKHHDKLDITILQALRLEASRLGLEPESYIFHKIKSLDELAQPFIPLTNSFREIKIWGLHVESDMQLSEQLRNRLFNEKEIVDAAFKRNEIICYRAHYGLSVSDFSKFASNNRNNRPGVYYEAYHRLISRLNEDENRTITPHLDRRWHLPAYMPDLNPEQAELETNRTDRALLVGLINGWLQLVNSDGSKVYQYSGNQGTKLILKSNEKVYEEIYLLHDALPHNPVIYDEILERFAEKQELQIRNNREIEEHDFIKGSLEVSKLNKDGILNILDVVLSYDQNHYTDIALTEKADRLRQCLLNEIVDYYSKVYRPDSAKREAANFIKKLWDLSLIRMQTHIESEEYNKWLNDINNKLYTLRQDKVLG; encoded by the coding sequence ATGACTTTTAATGTACCCACGATACTAATTGGATTAGGTGGGATTGGAAATCAAATTGTTGATATGGTCTATGGAAGCATTCCAAAAGAGAGTCGAGGGCGTATCGCAGTACATGCGTTTGATACAGATGTAAATAGTATTACTCAATTAGATCACTTAAAAAACCATGTAACACAAACAAGCTCAAAGCATTCAGTTGGAGAATATTTATTATCCAATGAAGACTTATTGCAATGGTTTCCAAATAATGCTCATTTAAAAAGAAAAACAATGACTGATGGGGCAGGTCAGGTAAGAGCCGTTTCACGCCTAGCTTTTCGTTCAAGTATGGCAGAAGGAAAGCTGAATGCAATGTGGGATGGAATAGAAAGCATCTTTCCAGTAGATAGTGATGCAAATAAATATGGGGTAAGGGTTATTATTATTAGTTCATTGGTAGGGGGAACAGGTTCAGGAATCTTCTTACAAATTGCCCTTTATTTACGAGAGATGTTAGAAAGAAAACTAGGCACCGATAGTGTCCTTCTCCGAGGAGCATTCTTATTACCCGATATATTTGTTAGAAGTAATACATTGGACCGCACCGAATGGGAGGCCGTTCAAGCTAATGGGTATGCAAGTTTAAAGGAGTTAAATGCAATCACATTAAGTGCTTCAGGTTATAGTAAGCAAAACGTGACGATTGAGCTTGAATACAGGCCAAATCAAGTTGATTTAGAAGGTCGTACAACACATGCTATAACGAACAAGCACTTACCTTATGATTTTTGCTTTCTATATGACTATGAAAATACAAAGGGTCAACATTTGACGAATGTATCTGAATACCTAGACCAAGTTTCTCGTTCGGTCTACCTTCAGTTATTCAGTCCAATATCTGCAAAAAGTTTTTCTCAAGAAGATAACCAAATTAGAGGGCTTGTTGAATCCTATGGTACGGCCAGATATTGTGGGGCTGGAGTTGCATCCCTTACTTATCCATATGAAGACATTGTTAATTACTGTGCATTGAAATGGTCAATTAATGGTCTAGATGATTCATGGTTATTACTTGACCAATTATATTCGGAAGATAAGAAACGCTATGAAAACGACTTAAGAAATGGTATTAACTCGGATATGCCAGAGTTAAGAAAACGCTATGTTACCTACTTTAATCAGCTAGCGAATGACCCTGAAAAGCCAGATCCATTTTTCCGCCAGCTTGATTTACAAGTACATGAACTAGAAGATAAAGGGAAAAAAGGTGCACCTAAGGCTGAATCATTTATTGATGCTATTGAAGAGTATGTAAAAGGCGTTATTAATGATGATATAGAGCTTAAGGAAGATTATGAAGACGAATGTCGCATAGATGAAGGTGCTCTTAAGGTAAAAGATCAGGCAAAAAAAGAGGTTGGTAGAATTGAAGCTGCACTCGAAGATTATGCAATTGAAATTAATAAAAAAATAAATGAATACAGTCAATTTATTGTTCATCAAATTATTGACGCAGATGTACATGCCAAAAATGGAGCAGAAGGACATTCTTATCGATTAAATACATGGATGTTAAGAAAAGACCAACCACTTCATCCGGTTGCAGCTCGTTATGTATTATATAGTATTCATAATGAGTTACTAGAAGCCATTGCATCGCTAAAAGAAGAAAATCGACTGATGAAAGAACAAATTGATCGTTATGAAGAGGCATATGATTTGGATCGTAACGATGATGAAGTGGACGATGCAGTCCGTCGAGTTGACCTTGCATTGGGTCAAGGTTTCATTACGAGTGTATTCAGAAGTCATTTTAAAGACTTTATCCAAGAATATCAGCATAAAGCGGGTCGTCAGCTTAGTACACTTAATAAATTTAAAGTATCAAAGCTGTTGGAGGTTGTCTATTCATCTATAAATCAATCAATAAGAGATATGCTTTCAAATTGGGAACGCTTCTTTGACAATCTAAAGGAAACAAGAGATACATTATCGTCTGAAATTAATCAATTATCCACAAAATATGAAGGCATTAGTAATCCTACTAAAATCTACGTGCTTGCTAACAAGAAAATGTTAGATCAAACGTGGGAACGTATTCGTCAAACAGTCGATAACGGTCTATTGCCAAACGATATAGCTGGAAAAATTTATTTAAGCCTTTATCGTCAATTTATTGAAAGAAAAAATAGTCGAGGGGCAGAAGAATATTTTCAAGAGATTAAGGTAGAAACATTTTACAGAGATAATGTATTAGCATTTTGTAAAAATGAATTAATGACAAAGCACCATGATAAGCTTGATATTACCATTTTACAGGCACTTAGACTTGAAGCGTCTAGGTTAGGATTAGAACCAGAATCTTATATTTTTCACAAAATTAAAAGCCTAGATGAATTGGCTCAACCTTTTATTCCTTTGACAAACAGTTTTAGAGAAATAAAGATTTGGGGATTGCATGTAGAAAGTGATATGCAACTTTCCGAGCAATTAAGAAACCGTTTGTTTAACGAAAAGGAAATTGTAGATGCCGCTTTTAAAAGAAATGAGATTATTTGTTATCGTGCACATTATGGATTGTCAGTAAGTGATTTTTCTAAGTTTGCTTCAAATAATAGAAATAATCGACCTGGTGTTTACTACGAGGCGTATCACCGTCTAATTAGCCGATTGAATGAAGATGAAAATAGAACGATTACACCACACCTAGATCGTCGCTGGCATTTGCCTGCTTATATGCCAGATTTAAATCCTGAACAAGCAGAGCTAGAGACGAATCGGACAGATCGTGCTTTATTAGTAGGTCTAATTAATGGATGGTTACAGCTAGTTAACTCTGATGGCAGTAAAGTGTACCAATATAGTGGGAATCAAGGTACAAAATTAATATTAAAATCAAACGAAAAAGTGTATGAGGAGATTTATCTACTACATGACGCACTTCCACATAATCCGGTAATCTATGATGAAATCCTCGAGAGATTTGCAGAAAAGCAGGAACTGCAGATAAGAAATAATAGAGAGATAGAGGAACATGATTTTATTAAGGGTTCATTAGAAGTCTCAAAATTAAATAAGGATGGTATTTTAAATATCCTAGATGTTGTTCTTTCATATGATCAAAATCATTATACAGATATCGCACTAACAGAAAAGGCAGATCGTTTAAGACAGTGCTTGTTAAATGAAATTGTAGACTACTATAGTAAGGTGTATCGACCTGACTCAGCTAAAAGAGAGGCTGCTAATTTTATTAAAAAATTGTGGGATCTATCCTTAATAAGAATGCAAACACATATTGAATCTGAAGAATATAACAAATGGTTAAATGATATCAATAATAAATTATACACACTAAGACAAGATAAAGTTCTTGGGTAG
- a CDS encoding TetR/AcrR family transcriptional regulator: MAPKISEEAKEEKRVALLNSALECFSKKGYYATSVDDVVTYSKLSKGSFYNYFKSKEEIFISLMQYQTEKSLKALTKKLNEISSPTEKIKYMINLDLPMNLNKKKLMRVHLEFWMYSADNPEIKEIMVNRFNHIIDNTKAILKEGKDKGEFREDLDIDNAASMFWGLHDGIWIHTLVLEGKEEFEAKIKEIETTFLRYIK, translated from the coding sequence ATGGCTCCTAAAATCTCTGAAGAGGCAAAAGAGGAAAAAAGAGTAGCTTTATTAAATTCTGCATTAGAATGTTTCTCAAAAAAGGGTTACTATGCTACGTCTGTCGATGATGTCGTAACGTACTCCAAGTTGAGTAAGGGATCTTTTTATAATTACTTTAAAAGTAAAGAGGAGATCTTTATCAGCTTAATGCAATATCAGACTGAAAAATCCTTAAAGGCATTAACTAAAAAGTTAAATGAGATCTCAAGTCCCACTGAAAAAATAAAATATATGATAAATTTAGATCTTCCTATGAATCTTAACAAAAAGAAATTAATGAGAGTTCATCTTGAATTCTGGATGTATTCAGCAGACAACCCAGAAATCAAAGAGATAATGGTAAATAGGTTCAACCATATTATTGACAATACAAAAGCTATCCTAAAAGAAGGCAAAGATAAAGGTGAATTCAGAGAAGACCTAGATATTGACAATGCTGCCTCTATGTTCTGGGGATTACACGACGGCATTTGGATTCACACATTAGTATTAGAGGGCAAGGAAGAATTCGAAGCAAAAATAAAGGAAATTGAAACAACATTCTTACGATATATTAAATAA
- a CDS encoding NAD(P)/FAD-dependent oxidoreductase, with protein MKYDVIVVGGGPSGLMAAIAAGEQGARVLLLDKGEKLGRKLAISGGGRCNVTNRLPLEEIIKHIPGNGRFLYSAFSVFNNEDIIRFFEKLGIKLKEEDHGRMFPVSDKAQSVVDALIEQLKKYKVHIRTNTPVSKVLYHEDKVVGVILKTGEQIDTKSLVLAVGGKSVPHTGSTGDGYAWAKAAGHTITDLYPTEVPITSNEPFIKNKTLQGLALRDVALSVLNPKGKIVITHTMDMLFTHFGISGPAVLRCSQYVVKTMKKFNVDKVTVSIDALPSMNEEEIFQFVLKETKAEPKKAIKNILKGFLPERYLLFLLEKNQIDLQVSSANLSHESIRSFAKDCKQFQFDVNGTLPIEKAFVTGGGVSVKEIHPKEMSSKFMNGLYFCGEILDIHGYTGGYNITSALVTGRLAGVNAGKYSKRPSNMIV; from the coding sequence ATGAAGTATGATGTTATTGTAGTTGGCGGTGGCCCTTCCGGTTTAATGGCAGCCATTGCAGCAGGGGAACAAGGGGCAAGAGTGCTGTTATTAGATAAAGGTGAAAAATTGGGAAGAAAATTAGCTATTTCTGGTGGAGGACGTTGCAATGTCACAAATCGCCTCCCACTTGAAGAAATCATAAAACATATTCCTGGAAATGGTCGATTTTTATATAGTGCATTTTCCGTTTTTAATAATGAAGATATTATCCGTTTCTTCGAGAAACTAGGTATCAAACTAAAAGAAGAAGATCACGGAAGAATGTTTCCGGTAAGTGATAAAGCTCAATCAGTTGTTGATGCATTAATAGAGCAATTAAAGAAATATAAAGTACACATTCGAACAAACACGCCTGTTTCAAAAGTACTTTATCATGAAGATAAAGTAGTTGGCGTAATTCTTAAAACGGGTGAACAAATTGATACTAAGAGCCTAGTTCTTGCTGTTGGAGGCAAATCGGTGCCCCATACAGGGTCTACTGGTGATGGCTATGCATGGGCAAAGGCGGCTGGTCATACAATTACTGACTTGTACCCGACCGAAGTACCCATTACTTCAAATGAACCATTCATAAAAAACAAGACTCTACAAGGGCTGGCACTTCGTGATGTGGCTCTAAGTGTACTCAACCCAAAAGGAAAGATAGTAATTACCCATACCATGGATATGTTATTTACTCATTTTGGAATTTCTGGACCTGCGGTTTTACGTTGTAGTCAATATGTAGTTAAAACCATGAAGAAATTTAATGTGGACAAGGTAACAGTTAGTATAGATGCACTACCTTCCATGAATGAAGAAGAAATATTCCAATTTGTACTAAAGGAAACAAAGGCTGAGCCGAAAAAAGCAATAAAAAACATTTTAAAAGGTTTTTTACCAGAGCGCTATTTACTCTTTCTATTAGAGAAAAACCAAATAGACCTTCAAGTCTCATCAGCGAATCTTTCGCACGAAAGCATTCGGTCATTTGCAAAAGATTGTAAACAGTTCCAGTTTGATGTTAATGGCACATTACCGATTGAGAAAGCATTTGTAACGGGGGGCGGAGTCTCCGTAAAGGAAATTCATCCAAAGGAAATGTCCTCAAAATTTATGAATGGACTTTACTTTTGTGGTGAAATCCTTGATATACATGGTTACACAGGTGGCTACAATATCACATCTGCCCTCGTAACTGGCCGACTAGCAGGAGTAAATGCAGGAAAGTACTCAAAACGACCTTCAAATATGATTGTGTAA
- a CDS encoding sodium:proton antiporter, producing MVTLSGVILSVSIHIPLVIGFLPGFLFLVFLLNSKGVSLSKIFSISIKGIKKTSGVIYILLLVGFLLPSWYLSGTIEQLVTVSLNLIAPAYFLMLSFIVASVFSMLLGTSVGTLSAVGIPIMSTGISIGHQPEIIAGALIAGAFVGDRTSPFSSAHQLLAHTLEISVKEQFKAMLPTTLISIVLGIVFFSLLDAHYKGELLGATNVEDFKQISLITFIPPMVLIGIVLVRVKILYAFILSISSACLIALYKLTTINHLSHALFFGVEGIGGGLINMYLLLLFLGLAGAYNGLLEEYKIIQSFLDEWLATSFSLFADTIKTMMATTLIAMIAANQTLPIILTGRSFISHWKFRYSKAELSRVMGDSTMLVPGMLPWSVLAIMCSTIVGVPLLSYLPYAIFLWLLPLLTIGISFVKASKVSKSSETVNY from the coding sequence ATGGTAACTTTATCTGGTGTAATTCTTTCCGTGAGTATACATATTCCATTGGTGATTGGATTTTTACCAGGCTTTCTTTTTTTGGTCTTTTTACTAAATAGTAAGGGAGTTTCTCTTTCGAAAATCTTTTCAATTAGCATAAAAGGAATTAAGAAAACAAGTGGCGTTATCTATATTTTGCTACTTGTAGGGTTTCTATTGCCTTCTTGGTATTTGTCTGGGACAATTGAACAACTTGTCACGGTTTCATTAAATTTAATAGCACCAGCTTATTTTTTGATGCTTTCTTTTATCGTTGCGAGTGTTTTTTCAATGTTACTGGGAACCTCAGTCGGAACATTAAGTGCAGTTGGGATTCCTATTATGAGTACGGGTATATCAATTGGTCATCAACCAGAGATCATTGCAGGGGCGTTAATTGCTGGTGCATTTGTTGGAGATCGTACTTCACCTTTTTCTAGTGCTCATCAACTTTTGGCACACACATTGGAGATTTCAGTAAAAGAACAGTTTAAAGCAATGCTTCCGACTACTTTAATAAGCATCGTACTTGGAATTGTATTTTTTAGTTTACTAGATGCTCATTATAAAGGGGAATTGCTTGGTGCTACAAATGTGGAAGATTTTAAACAGATATCTTTAATTACCTTTATTCCCCCGATGGTCCTTATTGGCATCGTTCTTGTTCGAGTAAAGATTCTTTATGCTTTTATTTTAAGCATAAGCAGTGCATGTTTAATAGCTTTATATAAACTAACTACAATAAATCATTTATCTCATGCTTTATTTTTCGGTGTTGAAGGTATAGGTGGCGGCTTAATTAATATGTATTTGCTGTTATTATTTCTTGGTTTAGCCGGTGCTTATAATGGATTATTAGAAGAATATAAGATTATTCAGAGCTTTCTAGACGAGTGGTTAGCAACTTCCTTTTCACTCTTTGCAGATACGATAAAAACGATGATGGCCACAACTCTTATTGCGATGATAGCTGCAAATCAAACTTTACCGATTATACTAACAGGTCGTTCCTTTATATCCCATTGGAAATTTAGATATTCAAAAGCTGAACTTTCAAGGGTGATGGGTGATTCTACCATGTTAGTTCCAGGGATGCTACCTTGGAGTGTGTTAGCAATCATGTGTAGTACAATTGTTGGAGTGCCTTTGCTTTCTTATTTACCTTATGCCATCTTTTTATGGCTACTACCACTACTGACCATAGGTATTTCATTTGTAAAAGCAAGCAAGGTTTCAAAGAGTAGTGAGACAGTAAACTATTAG